The proteins below are encoded in one region of Bacillus vallismortis:
- a CDS encoding YrhC family protein, whose translation MNKNRMKSLTEDYKHFAFTLLAVSTFIYIGAVLPDQGLTLGQKSMMFLADCVFLAGAFFCVDRSLIYKKRLEEADE comes from the coding sequence TTGAATAAAAATAGAATGAAATCTTTAACAGAAGATTACAAGCATTTTGCTTTTACATTGCTTGCAGTCAGCACTTTTATATATATAGGCGCAGTCCTCCCCGATCAGGGTTTAACGTTAGGCCAAAAATCGATGATGTTTTTAGCGGATTGCGTATTTTTAGCCGGTGCCTTCTTTTGTGTGGACCGTTCATTGATTTATAAGAAGCGTTTGGAAGAAGCCGACGAATAA
- a CDS encoding GNAT family N-acetyltransferase, translating to MAIKVKKCTLEHLCELQQIGYETFNETFKHQNSPENMEAYLEKAFHLEQIEKELANTSSHFFLVYVDNEVAGYLKVNTDDAQSEEMGDESLEIERIYIKNKFQKLGLGTYLLHHAIDMAMEHHKKKIWLGVWEKNEHALAFYKKMGFVQTGAHAFYMGDEEQVDFIMVKTLV from the coding sequence ATGGCGATAAAAGTAAAAAAGTGCACACTTGAACATTTATGTGAACTTCAACAAATTGGTTATGAAACATTTAATGAGACATTTAAGCATCAGAATTCACCTGAAAATATGGAAGCTTATTTGGAAAAGGCTTTTCACCTAGAACAAATTGAAAAAGAATTAGCTAATACGTCTTCACACTTCTTTTTGGTTTATGTTGATAACGAAGTTGCAGGCTATTTGAAGGTCAATACCGACGATGCGCAGTCTGAGGAGATGGGGGATGAATCTCTAGAGATCGAAAGGATTTATATAAAAAACAAGTTTCAAAAACTTGGGCTTGGCACATATCTGTTACATCATGCAATAGATATGGCCATGGAACATCATAAAAAGAAAATCTGGCTGGGTGTATGGGAGAAAAACGAACATGCTCTTGCGTTTTATAAGAAAATGGGATTTGTTCAAACAGGGGCCCACGCTTTTTATATGGGTGATGAGGAACAAGTAGACTTTATAATGGTCAAAACCCTAGTATAA